The following coding sequences lie in one Nitratireductor mangrovi genomic window:
- a CDS encoding proteasome protein yields the protein MTVVLATVCRDGVVLGSDSQITDRGRGMTYPAQKLHPLGELAAWGGSGARSVLADVERRFNENSAAILEAPDIGRALQEQVLPILRHHYDTFIPDVPGEEGGGTPSAYVMAAGWRDGAPWIIEITPSGMIGHYADIGFHAIGSGAAMAQQAGSLMSHFHLAERSLRFGCAAVLRVLQALDLTSPTVGEPFSLCRIDKDGAHHLGDKDIEKVARDVRRWEDAEQAAIAEVFG from the coding sequence ATGACCGTCGTGCTTGCCACCGTTTGCCGGGATGGAGTCGTGCTCGGCTCCGACTCCCAGATCACCGACAGGGGCCGCGGCATGACCTACCCCGCCCAGAAGCTGCACCCGCTCGGCGAGCTGGCGGCCTGGGGTGGCAGCGGCGCGCGCTCGGTGCTGGCCGACGTGGAACGCCGTTTCAATGAAAACAGCGCCGCGATCCTGGAGGCGCCCGACATCGGGCGCGCGCTGCAGGAACAGGTGCTTCCGATCCTGCGCCACCACTACGACACCTTCATCCCCGACGTGCCGGGCGAGGAAGGCGGCGGGACGCCGTCGGCCTATGTGATGGCCGCCGGCTGGCGCGACGGCGCGCCGTGGATCATCGAGATCACGCCCTCCGGCATGATCGGGCACTACGCCGATATCGGGTTCCATGCCATCGGCAGCGGCGCGGCCATGGCCCAGCAGGCCGGTTCGCTGATGTCCCATTTCCACCTGGCCGAGCGGTCGCTGCGTTTCGGCTGCGCGGCGGTCCTGCGGGTGCTGCAGGCGCTCGACCTGACCTCGCCGACCGTCGGCGAACCGTTCAGCCTGTGCCGCATCGACAAGGACGGCGCCCACCACCTCGGCGACAAGGACATCGAGAAGGTCGCCAGGGACGTGCGCCGATGGGAGGACGCCGAACAGGCCGCCATCGCGGAGGTATTCGGTTGA